One genomic region from Bacillus sp. SLBN-46 encodes:
- the murF gene encoding UDP-N-acetylmuramoyl-tripeptide--D-alanyl-D-alanine ligase, with amino-acid sequence MIKRTLKQISEMVSAKNDSSSFSELVISGVTIDSRKIEAGNLFVPFKGERVDGHKYVVESIQKGAAAALWQKDVPNPPENLPILIVDDCLTALQELARNYRKQLPVKVVGITGSNGKTTTKDMTTSLLSTQYKVQKTEGNYNNHIGLPLTVLGLHEDTEVAVLEMGMSGRGEIEFLTKLACPDAVVITNIGESHLLDLGSREGIAEAKLEILQGLQDGGLAVLHGDEPLLMERIKRYKGKVQVKTFGRNETNDLYPTEITQMAQGNRFKMNASTESFELPVLGTHNILNALAAMHIAHYFSIPYEKMKAGLSGIKLTNMRMELVEGKRGEKIINDAYNASPTSMMAAIELVSNLQGYDRKILVLGDMLELGPQEEQYHLQIGESLDAEKTDILFTFGPLGEHIAKGARKILGEQRVFAFRDKTELIEELKKHVNEQTLILVKASRGMKMEEIVTALQR; translated from the coding sequence ATGATCAAGCGGACTTTAAAACAGATTTCTGAGATGGTTTCAGCTAAAAATGATAGTAGCTCGTTCTCAGAACTTGTGATAAGCGGTGTGACCATTGATTCTCGGAAAATAGAGGCGGGAAATCTATTTGTCCCATTTAAAGGTGAACGAGTGGATGGGCATAAATATGTTGTGGAATCGATTCAAAAGGGAGCGGCTGCGGCCCTTTGGCAGAAGGATGTTCCTAATCCACCGGAAAACCTGCCTATTCTCATTGTGGACGACTGTCTCACTGCACTCCAGGAATTGGCCCGGAATTATCGGAAACAGTTGCCTGTTAAAGTGGTTGGAATTACTGGAAGTAACGGTAAAACTACGACTAAAGATATGACAACAAGTCTATTATCGACACAATATAAAGTACAAAAAACAGAAGGTAACTATAACAACCATATTGGTCTTCCGTTAACGGTGTTAGGTTTGCATGAGGACACAGAAGTGGCTGTACTTGAAATGGGGATGAGCGGAAGAGGAGAAATTGAGTTCCTAACCAAGCTTGCATGCCCGGATGCGGTTGTGATCACGAATATTGGTGAATCCCATCTTTTGGACCTTGGTTCTCGTGAAGGGATAGCAGAAGCAAAATTAGAAATTCTACAAGGACTTCAGGATGGTGGGCTGGCTGTTCTCCATGGAGATGAGCCGCTTTTAATGGAGCGGATTAAACGATATAAAGGCAAAGTTCAAGTAAAAACCTTTGGCCGAAATGAAACAAATGACTTATATCCAACAGAAATTACCCAAATGGCTCAAGGAAACCGTTTTAAAATGAATGCCTCTACGGAAAGCTTTGAACTTCCGGTGTTAGGAACTCATAATATTTTAAATGCATTAGCAGCTATGCACATTGCCCACTATTTTTCCATTCCATATGAAAAAATGAAGGCTGGCTTATCAGGAATTAAACTAACGAATATGCGTATGGAGCTAGTTGAGGGCAAACGTGGGGAAAAAATAATTAACGATGCTTATAATGCGAGTCCTACTTCCATGATGGCGGCGATCGAACTAGTGTCAAATCTCCAAGGGTATGATCGAAAAATCCTTGTTCTTGGTGATATGCTCGAGCTTGGACCTCAAGAAGAGCAATACCACTTGCAAATTGGTGAAAGCCTGGATGCAGAAAAAACGGATATTCTTTTTACTTTTGGTCCGCTAGGGGAACATATTGCTAAGGGGGCAAGGAAGATTTTAGGGGAGCAGCGTGTTTTTGCTTTCCGTGATAAAACTGAACTCATTGAAGAATTAAAAAAGCATGTGAATGAACAGACGTTAATCCTTGTAAAGGCATCACGCGGGATGAAGATGGAGGAAATTGTCACCGCGTTACAAAGATAA
- a CDS encoding D-alanine--D-alanine ligase produces MKTKLGLLYGGKSAEHQVSLQTALAVIKALDLEKFEIHPIYINVEGQWVKGPQLSEPVENVQALAFSQGNQLSPLSLAPALFQADPQVAAAPLDVIFPLLHGPNGEDGTVQGLLELLNLPYVGNGVLASAAGMDKVMMKNVFAQAGLAQVNYVAFIKSEWEKGADDAYSKVEAELGYPCFVKPANLGSSVGISKCTNRTELAAAFAEAFQFDRKVIIEEGVVAREIEIAVLGNDAPECSVAGEIVPKKDFYDYKAKYEDGDTALIIPADITEEEYLELKEMAVQAFKALDCSGLVRADFFLTKEGKLLINEVNTMPGFTPFSMFPLLWKHTGLEYPQLIERLVQLAIERHTEKQNIKYTF; encoded by the coding sequence ATGAAGACAAAACTAGGGTTATTATACGGAGGAAAATCCGCCGAGCATCAAGTATCCTTACAGACAGCTCTTGCTGTTATAAAAGCATTAGATCTTGAAAAATTTGAAATTCATCCTATTTACATAAATGTCGAGGGCCAATGGGTTAAAGGACCTCAACTCAGTGAGCCGGTAGAGAACGTGCAAGCACTTGCGTTTTCACAGGGAAACCAATTATCCCCCCTATCGTTAGCACCAGCGCTATTCCAAGCGGATCCGCAGGTAGCAGCTGCACCGCTTGATGTGATTTTCCCATTGCTTCACGGACCAAATGGTGAGGACGGAACCGTTCAAGGATTATTAGAATTACTAAACCTACCCTATGTAGGAAATGGTGTCCTAGCCTCAGCCGCAGGAATGGATAAAGTAATGATGAAAAATGTCTTTGCACAAGCAGGTCTCGCACAAGTAAACTATGTTGCTTTTATTAAAAGCGAATGGGAAAAAGGAGCAGACGATGCATATAGCAAGGTGGAGGCAGAACTAGGTTATCCATGTTTTGTCAAGCCTGCGAATTTAGGCTCAAGTGTAGGGATTAGCAAATGTACCAATCGCACGGAATTAGCGGCAGCTTTTGCGGAGGCTTTTCAATTTGACCGTAAAGTCATTATTGAAGAGGGAGTAGTTGCCCGTGAAATTGAGATTGCTGTACTAGGAAACGATGCCCCAGAATGCTCTGTTGCTGGAGAAATTGTTCCGAAAAAAGATTTTTATGATTACAAAGCGAAATATGAAGATGGGGATACAGCATTAATTATCCCTGCTGATATCACAGAAGAGGAATACCTTGAGTTGAAAGAAATGGCGGTTCAAGCATTTAAAGCATTAGATTGCTCCGGACTTGTTCGGGCTGATTTCTTTTTAACAAAAGAGGGTAAATTATTAATCAATGAAGTGAACACGATGCCTGGCTTTACTCCGTTTAGCATGTTCCCGCTTTTATGGAAGCATACAGGTCTTGAGTATCCGCAATTAATCGAGCGTCTTGTTCAACTGGCAATCGAAAGACATACAGAAAAACAAAACATAAAATATACATTCTAG
- a CDS encoding sulfite exporter TauE/SafE family protein — translation MTGSLLSILLLGFVLGIKHAIEPDHVIAVSTIVSESKNIKRSLFAGVYWGIGHTATLFIVGMFLLLAKNTINDTVAMNLEFLVGIMLVTLGFNSLLTLIIHRHHHTYTPSEHNRKTRSNVKSFFIGLVHGLAGSAAMVLLTMSTVSTAWQGALYILIFGAGTVAGMLSFSTVIGLPFVLTSGKQVNRYLNNITGIISILFGLYYMYNLGVNEGLFSIWFS, via the coding sequence ATAACCGGTTCATTATTATCTATTTTATTATTAGGCTTTGTACTCGGAATCAAGCATGCCATTGAGCCTGATCATGTCATTGCAGTTTCCACTATTGTTAGTGAATCCAAAAATATTAAACGATCACTTTTTGCCGGCGTGTATTGGGGGATCGGGCATACCGCCACGTTGTTTATAGTGGGTATGTTCTTACTTTTGGCGAAAAATACAATCAACGATACGGTTGCCATGAACCTCGAGTTTCTTGTTGGAATCATGCTGGTTACCTTAGGTTTTAACAGTTTATTAACCCTCATTATACATCGACACCATCATACATATACACCATCAGAACACAACAGAAAAACACGCTCAAATGTAAAGTCTTTTTTTATTGGACTTGTTCATGGTCTCGCCGGGAGTGCGGCCATGGTTCTTTTAACCATGAGTACGGTATCAACAGCTTGGCAGGGCGCCCTATATATCCTTATATTTGGTGCAGGTACCGTTGCTGGTATGCTTAGCTTCTCTACCGTAATCGGCCTCCCTTTTGTGCTAACCTCTGGTAAACAAGTGAATCGCTACTTAAACAACATAACGGGAATTATCAGCATATTATTTGGACTTTACTATATGTATAACTTAGGTGTGAACGAAGGATTATTTTCCATTTGGTTTTCATAA